From Cellulosimicrobium sp. ES-005, one genomic window encodes:
- a CDS encoding FKBP-type peptidyl-prolyl cis-trans isomerase: MKHRTLRGVAALTLGAALVLSGCASEGGGSGDETSSSPSATDGASDAATSSPEDVAALEAVTVTGDPGAEPTVEFDQPFEVSAAAAISLNDGEGDEIAKGQQITMHTAAFSGTDGSKMGSTWETGSPEQLLIDDSIFPQLLDVVVGKKVGTRFLFANPTTDQTTGEPITYLTIGEVTDVKTIPSRAEGEAVTPAEGLPTVTLDDTGKPTIEIPEGYEAPTELVAQTLIKGSGPVVTEDQTVTAHYTGMLLDGTVFDSSWDRGAPTSFSLQQVIPGWTQGLAGQTVGSQVLLVIPSELGYGSQGSGTIPADSPLVFVVDILDAQ; encoded by the coding sequence GTGAAGCACCGCACCCTGCGCGGCGTCGCCGCGCTCACCCTGGGCGCCGCCCTCGTCCTCTCCGGCTGCGCCTCGGAGGGCGGCGGCTCCGGCGACGAGACGTCGTCGAGCCCGTCCGCGACCGACGGCGCCAGCGACGCCGCGACGTCGTCGCCCGAGGACGTCGCGGCGCTCGAGGCCGTGACGGTCACCGGCGACCCGGGCGCCGAGCCCACCGTGGAGTTCGACCAGCCGTTCGAGGTCTCCGCCGCGGCCGCCATCTCGCTGAACGACGGCGAGGGCGACGAGATCGCCAAGGGCCAGCAGATCACCATGCACACGGCCGCGTTCTCCGGTACGGACGGCTCCAAGATGGGGTCGACGTGGGAGACGGGCTCCCCCGAGCAGCTCCTCATCGACGACTCGATCTTCCCGCAGCTCCTCGACGTCGTCGTCGGCAAGAAGGTCGGCACCCGCTTCCTGTTCGCCAACCCGACGACGGACCAGACGACCGGCGAGCCGATCACCTACCTCACCATCGGTGAGGTCACCGACGTGAAGACCATCCCGTCGCGTGCCGAGGGTGAGGCGGTCACGCCCGCCGAGGGCCTGCCGACCGTGACGCTCGACGACACCGGCAAGCCGACCATCGAGATCCCCGAGGGCTACGAGGCCCCGACCGAGCTCGTCGCGCAGACGCTCATCAAGGGCAGCGGCCCGGTCGTGACCGAGGACCAGACCGTCACCGCCCACTACACGGGCATGCTGCTCGACGGCACCGTCTTCGACTCGTCGTGGGACCGCGGCGCCCCCACGAGCTTCTCGCTCCAGCAGGTGATCCCGGGCTGGACGCAGGGCCTCGCCGGGCAGACCGTGGGCAGCCAGGTGCTGCTCGTCATCCCGTCGGAGCTGGGCTACGGCTCGCAGGGCAGCGGCACGATCCCCGCCGACTCCCCGCTCGTCTTCGTCGTGGACATCCTCGACGCGCAGTGA
- a CDS encoding alpha/beta hydrolase — MSTAPEPTGADVPAGPTPIRSLTVLPARREDVELHTADGLTLVGELALPADRDPVATLVTLHPLPTHGGYMDSHVYRKAAWRLPALADLAVLRFNTRGTSSPRGTSEGAFDGGEAERFDVAAAIELAEFRDLPHPWLVGWSFGTELALKHGTDPAVEGAILLSPPLHRATDEDLDRWDAFGKPLVVLVPELDDYLRPDEARRRFARVRNAEVIGVDGAKHLWVGESSVRRVLDEIVGHVRPGFPLPLPTEWSGDATAAVTADRDTADSDQASYDASRSDGVDD, encoded by the coding sequence ATGAGCACCGCACCCGAGCCCACCGGGGCCGACGTCCCGGCCGGTCCTACCCCCATCCGGTCCCTGACGGTCCTGCCCGCGCGGCGCGAGGACGTCGAGCTGCACACCGCGGACGGGCTGACGCTCGTCGGCGAGCTCGCGCTCCCGGCGGACCGCGACCCGGTCGCGACCCTGGTCACGCTCCACCCGCTGCCGACGCACGGCGGCTACATGGACTCGCACGTGTACCGGAAGGCCGCGTGGCGCCTGCCCGCGCTCGCCGACCTCGCGGTGCTGCGGTTCAACACGCGCGGGACCTCGTCGCCGCGCGGCACGAGCGAGGGCGCGTTCGACGGCGGCGAGGCCGAGCGCTTCGACGTCGCCGCCGCGATCGAGCTCGCCGAGTTCCGCGACCTGCCGCACCCCTGGCTCGTCGGGTGGTCGTTCGGGACCGAGCTCGCGCTCAAGCACGGGACCGACCCGGCCGTGGAGGGCGCGATCCTCCTGTCGCCGCCGCTGCACCGCGCGACGGACGAGGACCTCGACCGGTGGGACGCGTTCGGCAAGCCGCTCGTCGTGCTCGTCCCCGAGCTCGACGACTACCTGCGCCCCGACGAGGCGCGCCGACGGTTCGCGCGCGTGCGCAACGCCGAGGTGATCGGCGTCGACGGCGCCAAGCACCTGTGGGTGGGGGAGTCGTCCGTGCGTCGCGTGCTCGACGAGATCGTCGGCCATGTCCGCCCCGGGTTCCCGCTGCCCCTGCCGACCGAGTGGTCCGGCGACGCGACCGCGGCCGTGACGGCCGACCGTGACACCGCGGACTCCGACCAGGCGAGCTACGACGCGAGCCGGTCGGACGGCGTCGACGACTGA